A portion of the Clostridia bacterium genome contains these proteins:
- a CDS encoding nitrate reductase subunit alpha, translating into MKSLQYFRRGERYGGGWQELNPRDREWEDAYRGRWQHDKVVRTTHGVNCTGSCSWKVHVKGGIITWETQQTDYPSNGPDAPEYEPRGCPRGASFSWYTYSPLRVKHPYVRRALLERWRRALAEQGDPVRAWERLVQDREAVAAYKRARGHGGFVRASWDEVEALIAAATVHTVKTYGPDRVAGFSPIPAMSMASYASGARFLSLLGGVVISFYDWYCDLPIASPQVWGEQTDVPESADWYNSGYVIVWGSNIPMTRTPDAHFLAEVRYRGARIVNVSPDYAESTKFADEWLPAAPGTDAALGMAMTHVILKEFYADRQEPYFQEYAKQYTDLPFLVVLRPLEDGGYAADRFLRASDLGVETPNAEWKLVLRDAATGRLVVPGGTLGFRWDGSGRWNLEMKDGITGEPFDPALTLLGAHDEVATVAFPVFADDGATLTRRGVPAMRVRTAAGERLVTTVLDLMMANAGVGRGLPGEYPRDYDDPKPYTPAWQEAITGVDRRQAISVARGFARNAAATRGRSMVIMGAGINHWFHSDETYRAILNLVLLCGCQGRNGGGWAHYVGQEKVRPLEGWSTIAFARDWGMPARQQNGTSFWYFATDQFRYEEATAKALASPLGGRWGDLPFADYNVIAARLGWLPSYPQFDANPLDLAGADGDTAVRDVVRRLKDGSLRFAVEDPDAPENFPRVLFVWRGNLLTASGKGQEYFLRHLLGTGHGVLADEDVAERPREIVWREPAPEGKLDLLVTLDFRMSGTALYSDIVLPAATWYEKDDLSSTDMHPFVHPFNPAIAPPWEARTDWDIFKGIARKVSELGAKHLGVRRDLVALPLAHDSPDELAQPLGRVQDWKRGEAEPVPGKTMPRLVVVERDYGAIYDKMVALGPEVRENGLAVKGIRWSAEEEYGHLKRTLGTHACGPAAGCPRLETARQVCDAILTLSGATNGAVAVKGWTALEARTGRRLADLAEGRAHERFTMHDLTAQPRKTITAPAWSGIEEEERRYTAFAVNVDRLVPWRTLSGRQHFYLDHEWILDFGEALPLYRPPLDLRAFLNAAERARAGERPEIALRYITPHGKWSIHSTYGDNERMLTLFRGGPAIWLNKDDAAAIGVEDNDWVEVVSRNGVVMARAVPSHRLPRGMCLYYHVQDRTVHVPVSPITGQRAGGHNSVTKIHVKPTHMIGGYAQFSYAFNYYGPNGSQRDEIVLVRKAAAAEGGVWGEGQGQRVHGA; encoded by the coding sequence ATGAAGTCTCTCCAGTACTTCCGGCGCGGGGAACGCTACGGCGGCGGGTGGCAGGAGCTGAACCCGCGCGACCGGGAGTGGGAGGACGCCTACCGCGGCCGCTGGCAGCACGACAAGGTGGTCCGCACGACGCACGGCGTGAACTGCACCGGCTCCTGCAGCTGGAAGGTCCACGTGAAGGGCGGCATCATCACGTGGGAGACCCAGCAGACGGACTACCCCTCCAACGGGCCGGACGCGCCGGAGTACGAGCCGCGCGGGTGCCCGCGGGGCGCGAGCTTCTCCTGGTACACGTACAGCCCGCTGCGCGTCAAGCACCCCTACGTGCGCCGCGCGCTCCTCGAACGCTGGCGCCGCGCGCTGGCTGAGCAGGGCGATCCGGTGCGGGCGTGGGAGCGCCTGGTGCAGGACCGCGAGGCGGTCGCCGCGTACAAGCGCGCCCGCGGCCACGGCGGTTTCGTGCGCGCGAGCTGGGACGAGGTGGAGGCGCTCATCGCGGCGGCCACCGTGCACACGGTCAAGACGTACGGCCCCGACCGCGTGGCCGGCTTCAGCCCGATCCCGGCCATGTCGATGGCGAGCTACGCCAGCGGCGCCCGGTTCCTGTCGCTGCTCGGCGGCGTGGTCATCAGCTTCTACGACTGGTACTGCGACCTGCCCATCGCGTCCCCGCAGGTGTGGGGCGAGCAGACGGACGTCCCGGAAAGCGCCGACTGGTACAACAGCGGCTACGTGATCGTGTGGGGGTCGAACATCCCCATGACGCGCACGCCGGACGCGCACTTCCTCGCCGAGGTGCGCTACCGCGGGGCGCGCATCGTCAACGTCAGCCCGGATTATGCGGAGAGCACGAAGTTCGCGGACGAGTGGCTGCCCGCGGCGCCCGGCACGGACGCCGCGCTGGGCATGGCGATGACGCACGTCATTCTCAAGGAATTTTACGCCGACCGCCAGGAGCCTTACTTCCAGGAGTACGCCAAGCAGTACACCGACCTGCCGTTCCTCGTGGTGCTGCGGCCGCTCGAGGACGGCGGCTACGCGGCCGACCGCTTCCTGCGCGCCAGCGACCTCGGCGTCGAGACGCCGAACGCGGAGTGGAAGCTCGTCCTGCGCGACGCCGCCACGGGGCGCCTCGTCGTGCCGGGCGGCACCCTCGGGTTCCGCTGGGACGGGAGCGGGCGCTGGAACCTCGAGATGAAGGACGGGATCACCGGGGAGCCGTTCGACCCGGCGTTGACGCTTTTGGGCGCGCATGACGAGGTGGCCACCGTCGCCTTCCCCGTGTTCGCCGACGACGGTGCGACGCTCACGCGCCGGGGCGTGCCGGCGATGCGCGTGCGGACGGCCGCGGGCGAGCGGCTCGTGACGACCGTCCTCGACCTGATGATGGCGAACGCAGGCGTGGGGCGGGGGCTGCCCGGCGAATACCCGCGGGACTATGACGACCCCAAGCCGTACACGCCGGCCTGGCAGGAGGCCATCACGGGCGTCGACCGCCGCCAGGCGATCTCCGTCGCCCGCGGCTTCGCCCGCAACGCGGCCGCCACGCGCGGCCGGTCGATGGTCATCATGGGCGCCGGCATCAACCACTGGTTCCACAGTGACGAGACGTACCGCGCGATCCTGAACCTGGTGCTGCTCTGCGGCTGCCAGGGCCGCAACGGCGGGGGCTGGGCCCACTACGTGGGGCAGGAGAAGGTGAGGCCGCTCGAGGGCTGGTCGACCATCGCGTTCGCCCGCGACTGGGGGATGCCGGCGCGCCAGCAGAACGGGACGTCGTTCTGGTACTTCGCCACCGACCAGTTCCGCTACGAGGAGGCGACGGCGAAGGCGCTGGCCTCGCCGCTCGGCGGCCGCTGGGGCGACCTGCCCTTCGCCGACTACAACGTGATCGCGGCACGGCTCGGCTGGCTGCCGAGCTACCCGCAGTTCGACGCGAACCCCCTCGACCTGGCCGGGGCGGACGGGGACACGGCCGTGCGCGACGTCGTGCGGCGGCTGAAGGACGGCTCGCTCCGCTTCGCCGTCGAGGATCCGGACGCGCCCGAAAACTTCCCGCGCGTGCTCTTCGTCTGGCGCGGCAACCTGCTCACCGCGAGCGGCAAGGGCCAGGAGTACTTCCTCCGTCACCTGCTCGGCACGGGGCACGGGGTTCTCGCGGACGAGGACGTGGCGGAGCGGCCGCGGGAGATCGTGTGGCGGGAGCCGGCCCCGGAGGGGAAGCTCGACCTTCTGGTGACGCTCGACTTCCGCATGTCGGGCACCGCGCTCTACTCCGACATCGTGCTTCCGGCCGCGACCTGGTACGAGAAGGACGACCTCAGCAGCACCGACATGCACCCCTTCGTGCACCCGTTCAACCCGGCCATCGCGCCGCCGTGGGAGGCCCGCACGGACTGGGACATCTTCAAGGGCATCGCCCGGAAGGTGAGCGAGCTGGGTGCGAAGCACCTCGGCGTCCGCCGCGACCTGGTGGCGCTGCCCCTGGCCCACGATTCGCCGGATGAGCTCGCGCAGCCGCTCGGGCGCGTCCAGGACTGGAAGCGCGGCGAGGCCGAGCCGGTTCCCGGCAAGACCATGCCGAGGCTCGTCGTGGTGGAGCGGGACTACGGCGCCATTTACGACAAGATGGTCGCGCTCGGGCCGGAGGTGCGGGAGAACGGGCTGGCGGTCAAGGGCATCCGCTGGTCCGCGGAGGAGGAGTACGGGCACCTCAAGCGCACGCTGGGCACCCACGCCTGCGGTCCCGCGGCCGGCTGCCCGCGGCTGGAGACGGCGCGCCAGGTGTGCGACGCGATCCTCACGCTGTCCGGCGCGACGAACGGCGCGGTGGCCGTCAAGGGCTGGACCGCGCTGGAGGCTCGCACGGGGCGGCGGCTGGCCGACCTGGCCGAGGGGCGCGCGCACGAGCGCTTCACGATGCACGACCTCACGGCGCAGCCGCGCAAGACGATCACCGCGCCCGCGTGGAGCGGCATCGAGGAGGAGGAGCGGCGCTACACCGCGTTCGCGGTCAACGTCGACCGGCTCGTGCCCTGGCGCACGCTGTCCGGCCGGCAGCACTTCTACCTCGACCACGAGTGGATCCTGGACTTCGGCGAGGCGCTGCCGCTCTACCGCCCGCCGCTGGACCTCCGGGCGTTCCTGAACGCGGCCGAGCGCGCCCGCGCCGGCGAGCGGCCGGAGATCGCGCTGCGCTACATCACGCCGCACGGCAAGTGGTCGATCCACAGCACCTACGGCGACAACGAGCGGATGCTCACGCTCTTCCGCGGCGGTCCGGCGATCTGGCTCAACAAGGACGACGCGGCCGCCATCGGCGTGGAGGACAACGACTGGGTGGAGGTCGTCAGCCGCAACGGCGTGGTGATGGCGCGGGCCGTGCCCAGCCACCGGCTGCCTCGCGGGATGTGCCTCTATTACCACGTCCAGGACCGCACGGTGCACGTGCCCGTCAGCCCGATCACGGGGCAGCGGGCCGGCGGGCACAACAGCGTCACGAAGATCCACGTCAAGCCGACGCACATGATCGGGGGCTACGCCCAGTTCAGCTACGCCTTCAACTACTACGGGCCGAACGGCAGCCAGCGCGACGAGATCGTCCTCGTGCGCAAGGCGGCGGCCGCCGAGGGGGGTGTCTGGGGTGAAGGTCAAGGTCAACGTGTCCATGGTGCTTAA
- the narJ gene encoding nitrate reductase molybdenum cofactor assembly chaperone has protein sequence MMRIGTAKPETATADAHRLLCGMASRLLRYPDETWREQAALVREVLEREMPVSPQVLQLLGFVADVDSRSLEDWQELYVRTFDLNPDTPLNLTAVVFGEEKDRGRTPQRGYALVQLGEAYASAGYELSEAELPDYLPALLEFVAHEGCRHLERYLPPLLAAVKELAERTERAASPYAPVLRVAHDAMSALARPGRGTVR, from the coding sequence ATGATGAGGATCGGCACGGCAAAGCCAGAGACGGCGACGGCCGACGCGCACCGGTTGCTCTGCGGGATGGCGTCGCGGCTCCTTCGTTACCCGGACGAGACGTGGCGGGAGCAGGCCGCCCTGGTGCGCGAGGTCCTGGAGCGCGAGATGCCGGTCTCTCCGCAAGTGCTGCAACTCCTGGGATTCGTCGCGGACGTCGACTCGCGGTCCCTGGAGGACTGGCAAGAGCTGTACGTCCGGACGTTCGACCTCAACCCGGACACGCCGCTGAACCTGACGGCCGTCGTCTTCGGCGAGGAGAAGGACCGCGGGCGCACGCCGCAACGCGGGTATGCGCTGGTCCAGCTCGGCGAGGCGTACGCGAGCGCCGGCTACGAACTGTCGGAGGCGGAGCTTCCCGACTACCTGCCGGCGCTGCTGGAGTTCGTCGCGCATGAAGGGTGCCGGCACCTGGAGCGGTACCTGCCGCCGTTGCTGGCTGCGGTGAAGGAGCTGGCGGAGCGCACGGAGAGGGCGGCGTCCCCCTATGCGCCGGTCCTGAGGGTCGCGCACGACGCCATGTCCGCGCTCGCCCGTCCAGGGAGGGGGACGGTGCGATGA
- the narH gene encoding nitrate reductase subunit beta: MKVKVNVSMVLNLDKCIGCHTCSVTCKNTWTNRPGAEYMWFNNVETKPGVGYPREWENQEKWRGGWELKNGKLELKGGSRLSRLARIFFNPDLPEIDDYYEPWSYDYETLSQAPEGPVQPVARARSSITGEPRDPEWGPNWEDDLAGGHVTGPRDPNARAMEEEIRFEYEQAFMMYLPRLCEHCLNPACVAACPSGAMYKRDEDGIVLVDQTACRAWRFCVSSCPYKKVYFNWHTQKAEKCTFCYPRIEAGLPTVCAETCVGRIRYIGVILYDADRVKEAASTPDPKRLLDAQLGIFLDPHDPEVVRAARRDGIPDNVIEAARRSPIYKLAVQWRVALPLHPEYRTLPMVWYVPPLSPLSSRFGENSPAGDDPDIFFPAVEAMRIPVQYLANLLAAGDEGIIRTVLCKLWAMRVYMRSVEFQGEPREDVLQRVGLTPEEARDMYRLLAIAKYEDRFVIPPTHRELAEQVFGLQGACGLDFAGGPGPCGGHTITVERRRA, from the coding sequence GTGAAGGTCAAGGTCAACGTGTCCATGGTGCTTAACCTCGACAAGTGCATCGGCTGCCACACGTGCAGCGTCACCTGCAAGAACACGTGGACCAACCGCCCCGGGGCCGAGTACATGTGGTTCAACAACGTGGAGACGAAGCCCGGCGTGGGGTATCCCAGGGAGTGGGAGAACCAGGAGAAGTGGCGCGGCGGCTGGGAGCTGAAGAACGGGAAGCTGGAGCTGAAGGGCGGTTCGCGGCTCTCCCGCCTGGCGCGGATCTTCTTCAACCCGGACCTCCCGGAGATCGACGACTACTACGAGCCCTGGAGCTATGACTACGAGACGCTCAGCCAGGCGCCGGAAGGGCCCGTGCAGCCGGTGGCGCGCGCGCGTTCCTCGATCACCGGCGAGCCGCGCGATCCGGAGTGGGGGCCGAACTGGGAGGACGACCTGGCCGGCGGCCACGTGACCGGCCCGCGCGACCCGAACGCGCGCGCCATGGAGGAAGAGATCCGGTTCGAGTACGAGCAGGCGTTCATGATGTACCTGCCTCGCCTGTGCGAGCACTGCCTCAACCCGGCGTGCGTGGCGGCCTGCCCGTCCGGCGCCATGTACAAGCGGGACGAGGACGGCATCGTCCTCGTCGACCAGACGGCCTGCCGGGCGTGGCGGTTCTGCGTGAGCAGCTGCCCGTACAAGAAGGTGTACTTCAACTGGCACACGCAAAAGGCCGAGAAGTGCACGTTCTGCTACCCGCGCATCGAGGCCGGGCTGCCGACAGTCTGCGCGGAGACGTGCGTCGGCCGCATCCGGTACATCGGGGTCATCCTCTACGACGCCGACCGGGTGAAGGAGGCCGCCTCCACCCCGGACCCCAAGCGCCTCCTGGACGCGCAACTCGGCATCTTCCTCGATCCCCACGATCCGGAGGTCGTTCGCGCGGCGCGGCGCGACGGCATCCCGGACAACGTGATCGAGGCGGCGCGCCGCTCGCCGATCTACAAGCTCGCCGTCCAATGGCGCGTCGCGTTGCCGCTCCACCCGGAGTACCGCACGCTGCCGATGGTCTGGTACGTGCCGCCGCTGTCCCCGCTGTCGAGCCGCTTCGGCGAGAACTCACCCGCCGGCGACGATCCCGACATCTTCTTCCCGGCCGTGGAAGCCATGCGCATCCCGGTCCAGTACCTCGCGAACCTCCTGGCGGCGGGGGATGAGGGCATCATCCGCACGGTCCTGTGCAAGCTATGGGCGATGCGGGTCTACATGCGCTCCGTCGAGTTCCAGGGCGAACCGCGGGAAGACGTGCTGCAGAGGGTCGGCCTGACGCCCGAGGAGGCGCGCGACATGTACCGCCTGCTGGCCATCGCCAAGTACGAGGACCGCTTCGTGATCCCGCCGACGCACCGGGAGCTGGCCGAGCAGGTCTTCGGGCTGCAGGGCGCGTGCGGGCTGGACTTTGCGGGCGGGCCCGGCCCGTGCGGCGGCCACACCATCACCGTGGAAAGGCGGCGGGCATGA
- a CDS encoding tellurite resistance/C4-dicarboxylate transporter family protein: MPLGSRARREAAIGARLQASIFQAIEGLYPGYFALVMATGILSVAMFRLGNRALSDALLWTGEVAYGALLLATAARALRFRRRLAADLKDPRTVFTFFTFVAASDVLGVRLLMAGAPAAAWALGLAAGGACAVLVYWAFGLLFLANDQPPERIVNGGWLISVVGTESLSILAARLSDVAPSWAPELMLLSFALWSVGVAGYAVLIIFIIGRLGFSKVQPADLSPPYWISMGAAAISTVGGANLLSHGGVPFLHPAVPAVYVATLALWSWAGGWIPLLVVMGVWKYGVRGLPLTYEPALWSVVFPLGMFSVATLEVAGFTGLAFLARFARAFAWVAFAAWGLTFAGMLRAWARRIGAGPAPASE, from the coding sequence GTGCCGTTGGGTTCGCGGGCCCGGCGTGAAGCTGCCATCGGCGCGCGCCTTCAGGCGTCCATTTTCCAGGCGATCGAGGGCCTGTATCCCGGGTATTTCGCTCTGGTCATGGCCACCGGGATCTTGTCCGTCGCCATGTTCCGGCTGGGGAATCGGGCGCTGTCGGACGCCCTTCTGTGGACGGGCGAAGTCGCGTACGGCGCGCTGCTGCTCGCCACCGCCGCGCGAGCCCTCCGGTTCCGGCGGCGGCTGGCGGCGGACCTCAAGGACCCGCGGACGGTGTTCACATTTTTCACCTTCGTGGCCGCGAGCGACGTGCTGGGCGTGCGCCTGCTGATGGCCGGCGCGCCCGCGGCCGCCTGGGCGCTGGGGCTTGCGGCGGGCGGCGCGTGCGCCGTCCTGGTCTACTGGGCGTTCGGCCTTCTGTTCCTCGCCAACGATCAGCCGCCGGAGCGCATCGTGAACGGTGGCTGGCTCATCTCGGTGGTGGGGACGGAGTCGCTGTCGATCCTCGCGGCGCGGCTTTCGGACGTCGCGCCGTCATGGGCGCCGGAACTGATGCTCCTGTCGTTCGCCCTGTGGAGCGTCGGCGTGGCGGGGTATGCCGTCTTGATCATCTTCATCATCGGCCGCCTCGGGTTTTCGAAGGTGCAGCCCGCGGATCTCTCGCCCCCGTACTGGATCAGCATGGGCGCGGCGGCCATCAGCACGGTGGGCGGGGCGAACCTGCTCTCCCACGGAGGCGTGCCCTTTCTCCACCCGGCGGTTCCGGCCGTCTATGTCGCCACGCTGGCCCTCTGGTCCTGGGCCGGCGGCTGGATTCCCCTGCTCGTCGTCATGGGCGTCTGGAAGTACGGCGTGCGCGGTTTGCCGCTGACGTATGAGCCCGCGCTGTGGAGCGTCGTCTTCCCGCTGGGGATGTTCTCCGTGGCCACGCTTGAAGTGGCCGGATTCACGGGGCTGGCGTTCCTCGCCCGCTTCGCGCGGGCGTTCGCGTGGGTCGCCTTCGCGGCGTGGGGCCTGACGTTCGCCGGCATGCTGCGCGCGTGGGCGCGGCGGATCGGCGCGGGCCCGGCGCCCGCCTCGGAGTAG
- a CDS encoding Crp/Fnr family transcriptional regulator, whose protein sequence is MQLNAEDLRKVSIFAGLDEEARAYLAAHSRVHRYPKGAILFFEGDEAEQLYFVIRGAVRVFQSLSDGREFTLEHLGPWEVLAAVCFFDGGPYPASAETLEASAVAQLDYRVVAHLMETRPNVALAFLRMLCGRLRRAHARATDLAIRNVHERLASILLQLREDQSRAGTGLLPARAADLGRLIGAARETVTRALHDFARQGAVVVERGRVRVTDPDKLRTWVQFPSQGLPDR, encoded by the coding sequence ATGCAGCTGAACGCCGAGGATCTGCGCAAGGTCTCCATCTTTGCCGGGCTCGACGAGGAAGCCCGGGCGTATCTCGCCGCGCACAGCCGGGTGCACCGGTATCCGAAGGGCGCCATCCTCTTTTTTGAGGGCGACGAGGCGGAACAGCTCTATTTCGTGATCCGCGGCGCGGTGCGGGTGTTCCAGTCGCTCTCCGACGGCCGCGAGTTCACGCTGGAGCACCTCGGTCCCTGGGAAGTCCTGGCGGCCGTGTGCTTCTTTGACGGCGGCCCGTACCCGGCGTCAGCGGAGACGCTGGAGGCGTCCGCCGTCGCCCAGCTGGACTATCGCGTCGTCGCGCACCTGATGGAGACGCGTCCGAACGTGGCCCTGGCGTTCCTGCGCATGCTCTGCGGCCGGCTGCGGCGTGCGCACGCGCGCGCCACGGACCTGGCCATCCGCAACGTGCACGAGCGGCTGGCGTCGATCCTCCTTCAGCTGCGCGAAGACCAGTCGCGCGCCGGCACCGGCCTGCTTCCGGCCCGCGCGGCCGACCTCGGCCGGCTGATCGGCGCGGCCCGCGAGACGGTGACGCGCGCGCTGCACGACTTCGCGCGGCAGGGCGCCGTCGTCGTCGAACGGGGGCGCGTGCGCGTGACGGACCCCGATAAGCTAAGAACCTGGGTGCAATTCCCTTCTCAAGGCCTGCCCGACCGGTGA